Proteins encoded by one window of Microcebus murinus isolate Inina chromosome 2, M.murinus_Inina_mat1.0, whole genome shotgun sequence:
- the TMEM69 gene encoding transmembrane protein 69 yields MFHFIQKFSQASSKRLKYLFPMGLGAIRKTDTLSLKTSLQQNFFPWFPRPRLLSSFPVCMSKTQCYHTSPCSFKKKQKQTVLPARPPSTITYLPDSPKPALYVTLAGLIPFFAPPVFMLMTKTYVPVLAFTQMAYGASFLSFLGGVRWGFSLPEGSPAKPDYLNLVNSAAPLVFSWFAFLISERLSEAIVTVIIGLGIALHLDLFLLPHYPNWFKALRIVVTLLACFSFIITLIVKNIYPERGPKRPGQIE; encoded by the exons ATGTTTCACTTCATCCAGAAGTTTTCTCAAGCATCTTCAAAG agGCTGAAGTACCTTTTCCCGATGGGACTAGGAGCCATCAGGAAAACAGATACACTGTCTCTCAAGACATCTCTCCAGCAGAACTTTTTCCCTTGGTTTCCAAGGCCTCGGCTTTTGTCATCCTTTCCGGTGTGTATGAGCAAGACACAATGCTATCATACATCCCCATGCAGCTTTaagaaaaagcagaagcaaaCGGTACTTCCAGCCAGGCCACCAAGCACCATCACTTACCTGCCTGACAGTCCAAAGCCAGCATTATATGTAACTTTGGCAGGACTAATCCCCTTCTTTGCTCCGCCAGTGTTTATGCTGATGACAAAGACTTATGTCCCTGTATTAGCTTTTACTCAGATGGCTTATGGAGCCAGTTTCCTATCTTTCTTGGGAGGGGTCAGATGGGGTTTTTCTTTACCAGAAGGTAGTCCAGCCAAACCGGACTATCTTAATTTAGTTAATAGTGCAGCTCCTCTTGTGTTTTCATGGTTTGCCTTCCTTATTTCTGAAAGACTCAGTGAAGCCATAGTCACAGTAATAATAGGTTTGGGGATAGCATTACACCTTGACCTTTTCCTCTTGCCACATTATCCCAACTGGTTCAAAGCCCTGAGGATAGTAGTCACTTTATTGGcctgtttttcatttataatcaccttaatagttaaaaatatttatccagaGAGAGGACCTAAGAGACCTGgtcaaatagaataa